From Ignavibacteriota bacterium, the proteins below share one genomic window:
- a CDS encoding ROK family protein: MDYRNDDRIVMTLDAGGTNAVFTAIRSGEPILDEIVLPTRGDNLNACLATMIEGFTQVRARLPYPPVAISFAFPGPADYPNGIIGDLLNLPGFRGGVPLGAILASEFGLPVFINNDGDLYAYGEAIAGFLPHINGLLEKAGSPKRYKNLLGLTLGTGFGAGIVRAGELFLGDNSIAAEIWLLRNKLDPRTNIEEHASIRAVRRMYARAAGVPEDAAPSPRDIYRIGMGEEPGNRAAAVGAFAAMAEAVGDAIANAVTLVDGLVVIGGGLSGASALFLPKIIEEMNSTFEKPDGSTLRRLVANVYDLEESAQLERFLIGSTREISIPGSSRTLRYDPEMRIGVGISRIGTSKAISIGAYAFALRSIDAKL, translated from the coding sequence ATGGACTACCGTAACGATGACCGGATCGTGATGACCCTCGATGCCGGCGGAACGAATGCAGTGTTCACGGCGATCCGGTCAGGGGAACCGATCCTCGATGAGATCGTCCTTCCAACTCGCGGTGACAACCTGAACGCGTGCCTTGCGACGATGATCGAGGGATTCACGCAGGTGCGTGCGAGGCTCCCGTATCCCCCCGTGGCGATCAGCTTCGCGTTCCCCGGCCCCGCGGACTATCCGAACGGGATCATCGGCGACCTGCTGAACCTGCCCGGCTTCCGCGGCGGCGTCCCCCTCGGTGCGATCCTGGCGTCCGAGTTCGGTCTGCCGGTGTTCATTAATAATGATGGCGACCTGTATGCGTACGGCGAAGCCATTGCAGGATTTCTTCCGCACATCAACGGACTCCTGGAGAAGGCGGGGAGTCCGAAGCGCTACAAGAACCTCCTCGGCCTGACCCTGGGGACGGGGTTCGGGGCGGGCATTGTGCGTGCCGGAGAACTCTTCCTCGGCGACAATTCGATCGCCGCGGAGATCTGGCTGCTCAGGAACAAACTCGACCCCCGCACGAATATCGAAGAGCATGCAAGCATCCGCGCGGTCAGGAGGATGTATGCCCGTGCTGCCGGGGTCCCGGAAGATGCTGCCCCTTCACCCCGAGATATTTACCGTATCGGGATGGGCGAAGAACCCGGCAACCGCGCTGCCGCGGTCGGCGCGTTCGCTGCCATGGCTGAGGCTGTCGGTGATGCGATCGCGAATGCCGTGACGCTCGTCGATGGCCTCGTGGTGATCGGCGGGGGATTGTCGGGTGCCTCCGCGCTCTTCCTCCCGAAGATCATCGAAGAGATGAACAGTACGTTCGAGAAACCTGACGGCTCCACACTCCGCAGGCTCGTCGCCAACGTGTACGATCTGGAGGAAAGCGCCCAGCTCGAGCGCTTCCTCATAGGGTCGACACGCGAGATCAGTATCCCCGGCTCCTCCCGGACGCTGCGCTATGATCCGGAGATGAGGATCGGCGTGGGCATCTCCAGGATCGGCACAAGCAAAGCGATCTCGATCGGCGCCTATGCGTTCGCACTACGGTCAATTGACGCAAAACTATGA